In Malus sylvestris chromosome 16, drMalSylv7.2, whole genome shotgun sequence, the following are encoded in one genomic region:
- the LOC126609063 gene encoding protein phosphatase 2C 70-like, giving the protein MTMTMLVSIVGLLLLMLLLILLLIFLACKPWRFFSSSSRSRTIKVGELERPLVSDDADLVRNQGIDFPRGYDLEGACFPSEGNFRSPRPQGLVHKLRLPTAPPNLAQGDSLVLDVISDAPEDILVGQTLKRPLAIQQLVEEQKSGRQSSEQERFQEVLPKDTLNQRTCLNLEVISGPSHGLRCSIQSTSTSRLPMTLGRVPPSDLLLKDSEVSGKHALINWNSNKMKWELVDMGSLNGTLLNSQPINNPDSGSRHWGNPMELASGDIITLGTTSKVFVHIASETESQIPFGVGVASDPMALRRGGKKLPMEDVCYYQWPLPGVDQFGLFGICDGHGGAEAARSASKLLPQIVANILLDSLKRERVLSVCDASDVLRESFFQTETCMNHHYEGCTATLLLVWTDGGDSFFVQCANLGDSACVMNVDGKLIKMTEDHRISSSGERLRIQETGVPLKEGETRLCGLNLARMLGDKFLKQQDSRFSSEPYISPVVHINQASNAFAIMASDGLWDVISPKKAIQLVLQTKERYSMDGENLAEKNANILLSEARTVRTKDNTSIIFLDFDTSRIVCKSES; this is encoded by the exons aTGACGATGACGATGCTAGTGAGCATTGTCGGTCTTCTTCTCCTTATGCTTCTTCTGATCCTCCTCCTCATCTTCCTCGCCTGCAAACCATGGcgcttcttctcctcctcctctcgtTCTCGCACTATCAAG GTTGGTGAGCTTGAGAGACCCCTTGTTTCGGATGATGCGGATCTGGTCCGGAACCAGGGCATTGATTTTCCAAGAGGTTACGATCTAGAGGGAGCATGCTTTCCAAGTGAAGGGAATTTTCGCTCACCCCGACCACAAGGACTTGTGCATAAGCTGAGGCTTCCCACTGCACCTCCCAATTTGGCTCAAG GTGATAGCTTGGTCCTGGATGTGATTTCTGATGCTCCAGAGGATATTTTGGTTGGTCAGACACTCAAGCGTCCATTGGCAATCCAGCAGTTAGTGGAAGAGCAGAAGAGCGGTAGACAGAGTTCAGAACAAGAGAGATTTCAAGAGGTTCTGCCCAAGGATACCTTGAATCAAA GAACCTGCCTCAACCTGGAGGTCATATCTGGTCCTTCCCATGGACTTCGTTGTTCCATACAGTCAACAAGTACCTCCAGGCTTCCTATGACCCTAGGAAGGGTTCCTCCAAGTGATTTATTATTGAAGGACTCGGAGGTGTCAGGAAAGCATGCATTGATAAACTGGAATTCAAAT AAAATGAAATGGGAGCTGGTAGACATGGGCAGCCTGAATGGAACACTTCTGAACTCTCAGCCAATCAATAATCCTGATTCTGGAAGTAGACATTGGGGTAACCCCATGGAGCTTGCAAGTGGAGACATAATAACACTCGGAACGACCTCAAAAGTGTTT GTTCATATAGCATCAGAAACTGAGAGTCAGATCCCCTTTGGAGTTGGCGTGGCTTCAGATCCCATGGCTCTGCGTCGTGGAGGGAAGAAGCTTCCAATGGAAGATGTGTGCTACTATCAATGGCCTCTTCCCGGGGTTGATCAG TTCGGACTTTTTGGTATCTGTGATGGACATGGTGGAGCAGAGGCCGCCAGATCTGCTAGCAA GCTTCTTCCTCAGATTGTTGCCAACATTTTATTGGATTCGCTTAAAAGGGAGAGGGTCTTGTCAGTATGTGATGCTTCAGATGTTCTCAGGGAGTCATTTTTTCAGACAGAAACATGCATGAATCACCATTACGAG GGCTGTACTGCGACTCTGCTTCTAGTTTGGACTGATGGTGGTGACAGTTTCTTTGTACAATGTGCAAATCTTGGAGATTCAGCTTGTGTTATGAA TGTTGATGGGAAGCTGATTAAGATGACCGAAGATCATAGAATTAGTAGTTCTGGTGAACGACTCCGAATCCAGGAAACGGGAGTGCCTCTGAAAGAGGGTGAAACACGACTATGTG GTTTGAACCTTGCTCGGATGCTTGGAGACAAATTTCTTAAACAGCAGGATTCCCGCTTCAGTTCAGAACCATACATTAGCCCAGTGGTGCATATCAATCAAGCGAGCAATGCCTTTGCGATAATGGCCAG TGATGGCTTATGGGATGTAATTAGTCCGAAGAAGGCGATTCAGCTAGTCCTTCag ACGAAAGAGAGATACTCGATGGATGGGGAGAATTTGGCGGAGAAGAATGCTAATATTTTGTTGAGTGAGGCTAGAACAGTGCGAACAAAGGATAATACTTCTATAATTTTCTTAGATTTTGATACTTCTAGGATCGTATGTAAATCTGAATCTTGA